The following DNA comes from Alienimonas californiensis.
CCAGCTCGTCAGCGGTCATCTTCAGGCTCAGAACGTCGCGGAGCACCAGCCGGCGAAGCTCGCGGCGTTCGAGGGGCTGTATCGAACCGAGCAGCCGGCCCCGCTGTACCTGTTCGGCTGGCCGGACGACGAGCGGCGGGAGGTGCGGTTCGGCCTCGCCGTGCCGGGCGGGTTGTCCTTTTTAGTTCACGAAGACTTCGAGACCGCCGTCCCCGGGCTGGACGACCTCAAAGAGGACTACGGCGAGCCGCCGGTCTGGATCACCTTTCAGACCTATCACCTGATGGTGGCGATCGGCATGCTGTTTATCGGCGCCACCCTGCTGACCAGTTGGTGGCGCTGGCGGGGGACGCTGTGGGAGAAGAAATGGGTGTTGCGGTTCTACGTGGGCGCCGTGGCGCTGGCGTTTCTCGCCAACGAGGCCGGCTGGGTCGCCGCGGAGGTCGGGCGGCAGCCGTGGGTCGTCTATCCGTCGCTGATCGACGGGGAGCTGATGGGCGGATTGCGAACCAGCGACGCCCTCTCCGAAGCGGTCGAGGCGAGCCAGGTGCTGTGGTCGATTATTATGTTCGCGCTGATCGATCTGCTGCTGTTCGCGGTGTGGGTCTCGGTATTGCATACGAAGATCACGCGCGGCCCGGACTGGGATTTTCCCGAGTCGGCGGCCGCCGAGGGCAATATGAAGGGGCTGCTCGACGCCGCCGCGGACCGACCGGACCATGATCGGTCGCTGACCGAGGCGAAGGACGGCGGGAGGGAAAATGAGGGAGGAGGGAGGAGAGACGGCTCCCCGCCCGGAACTTCTTAAATTCGGCCCGTTCTTTCCCCCTCACTCTTCACCCCTCACTCCTCCCCCGCAATGGACCTCGGCACCCTCTGGTTCTGGCTGCTCGGCGTGCTCCTGGCGGGGTATGCGGTGCTGGACGGGTTCGATCTGGGGGTGGGCATCCTGCACCCGCTGGCGAAGAGCGACGAAGATCGAAACGTGCTGGTCAAAACGATCGGCCCGCTGTGGGACGGCAATGAGGTCTGGCTGGTCACGTTCGGCGGGGCGCTATTCGCCGCCTTCCCGGAGGCCTACGCGACGGCGTTCAGTGGATTTTACGTCCCGTTTATGCTGTTGCTGTTCGCCCTGATCTTTCGGGCGGTGAGCGTCGAGTTCCGCCATAAGTTCGCCCACCGCCGCTGGCGGCGGGTCTGCGACTGGGGGTTCACGCTCAGCAGTTCGCTGGCGGCGCTGCTGTTCGGCACCGCGGTGGGGGCGAGCATCGATGGCGTCCCGCTGAACGCCCGCGGCATCTTCGTCGGCTCGCTGGTCGACGAATTGTCGCCGTACGCCCTGTTGATCGGCGGCCTGGCCGTCGCCGCGTTCGCCCTGCACGGGGCGATGTTCCTGCGATTGAAGACGATCGGCGAGTTGCGGGAGCGCATCACCCGCTGGGCGTGGGGCTGTTACTGGATTTATCTGGCGGCGTTCCTCCTCGCCACCGGCCTGACGCTGGCGTTCGTGCCGCACGCCACCCGCAACTTCCAGGGCTTCCCGTGGGCCGGGCTGGTGGTCGTGTTGAACCTGCTGGCGCTGGCGAACGTCCCCCGCTGCCTGATGCGGGACCGGCCGCGGGAAGGCTTTCTCAGCAGCGGCGGGACGATCGCGGCACTGGTGTTTTTGTTCGGGGTCGCCCTTTATCCCAACATGATCGTCTCGAACCCGAACCCGGCCCACAGCCTGACGATCGAGAACGCCGCCAGCAGCGATTCGACGCTGGCCCTGATGGCCGGCATCGCCGCGATCGGCCTGCCGTTCATCGCGGCGTATACGTTTATCGTCTATTGGACCTTCCGCGGCCCGGTCACCCCGGAGGACGCGGCCACCCACCACTAACCCGAAGCGTCAGCGAGGGCCGCGAAGTCCGGCCACGGTTGCTCGATAACAGCCCTCGCTGACGCGTCGGGTTGGTGAGGAATTGGCCTCACCACCACAACCGGGTGCGGGCGGCGTCGATTAGGTCGTGCAGCCAGACGTAGCCCAAAGCCCGCTCGCCGCAGCGGATGCGGGCCACGACCGTCGCCCCGGGGCGGGTGCGGACGTCGAACGCCGCCGGCCCCTCGATCCGCACGCCGATCGGGGCGAACACCCGCACGCTGGGCTCCACGCCGCCGGCCCCGGCGCCCGCGGGGCCGGCGGCGTGGGGTTCGACCGTCGGGTCGAGGCGGCTCGCCGTCGTGGTATAGGTCGGGCCGGGGTCCGCAGCGAGCAGATACGTCACCGGCAGCGCCAGCGGTTCATTCCCGCCGTTCGCCTCCCGCTGCTCCGCGGCGGCGTCCAGCAGGGGCCCGGCGTGGCGGTCGGGGACGAATAATTCCAGGCGCCAGGGGCCGGCGGTGTCGGCGACGGTC
Coding sequences within:
- the cydB gene encoding cytochrome d ubiquinol oxidase subunit II, with protein sequence MDLGTLWFWLLGVLLAGYAVLDGFDLGVGILHPLAKSDEDRNVLVKTIGPLWDGNEVWLVTFGGALFAAFPEAYATAFSGFYVPFMLLLFALIFRAVSVEFRHKFAHRRWRRVCDWGFTLSSSLAALLFGTAVGASIDGVPLNARGIFVGSLVDELSPYALLIGGLAVAAFALHGAMFLRLKTIGELRERITRWAWGCYWIYLAAFLLATGLTLAFVPHATRNFQGFPWAGLVVVLNLLALANVPRCLMRDRPREGFLSSGGTIAALVFLFGVALYPNMIVSNPNPAHSLTIENAASSDSTLALMAGIAAIGLPFIAAYTFIVYWTFRGPVTPEDAATHH
- a CDS encoding cytochrome ubiquinol oxidase subunit I gives rise to the protein MDVLLLSRLQFALTIMFHYLFPPLTIGLSVVMVYLEGMHLWTKDGRYHAAAKFWTGLFGATFALGVVTGIVMEFEFGTNWAAYSRYVGDVFGSALAAEGIFAFFLESGFLAVLLFGWDRVGPKTHFFATCMVCLGGMFSAVWIVIANSWQQTPAGFALVEREINGIVYQRAEITDFWAMLTNPSAAHRLIHVYLGSFVLGAFFVLSVSAWYLLKNRHAEFARRSFTGGLLLATTASLAQLVSGHLQAQNVAEHQPAKLAAFEGLYRTEQPAPLYLFGWPDDERREVRFGLAVPGGLSFLVHEDFETAVPGLDDLKEDYGEPPVWITFQTYHLMVAIGMLFIGATLLTSWWRWRGTLWEKKWVLRFYVGAVALAFLANEAGWVAAEVGRQPWVVYPSLIDGELMGGLRTSDALSEAVEASQVLWSIIMFALIDLLLFAVWVSVLHTKITRGPDWDFPESAAAEGNMKGLLDAAADRPDHDRSLTEAKDGGRENEGGGRRDGSPPGTS